In bacterium, a genomic segment contains:
- a CDS encoding acyl carrier protein, giving the protein MAEQKQKELKEIRNKLKKLLVSSLSLENVKPEDIKDDEVLFGEGLGLDSLDAVEIVVLLQRNFGLEIKDMDQGRKIFYSIDTLAQYIYENTKV; this is encoded by the coding sequence ATGGCAGAGCAGAAACAAAAAGAATTGAAGGAAATACGAAACAAGTTAAAGAAACTGCTTGTAAGCAGCCTATCATTAGAGAATGTAAAACCTGAAGATATTAAAGATGACGAGGTTCTGTTTGGCGAGGGACTTGGACTGGATTCTTTAGATGCAGTAGAGATTGTTGTGCTCCTGCAGCGAAACTTCGGTTTGGAAATTAAGGATATGGATCAGGGCAGAAAAATATTTTATTCGATTGATACTCTGGCGCAATATATATACGAGAATACAAAAGTATAA